One Pelmatolapia mariae isolate MD_Pm_ZW linkage group LG1, Pm_UMD_F_2, whole genome shotgun sequence genomic window, AGTGCACGTCTTAGCAAGTCTAACACCCCCCCTTAATCCCCCCCCccagaagaacaaaaaacaaaaaaaaaaacaaaacaccgtCTCACAAAATGTTCTGCAGAGTGCAACAAAAGCATTTCACAATTATAAGGAGTCGCGCGTAAAGTAAGAAACACGTTGCACTTCCACAAAATTGCTAAACACCATCCTGCAATCCCTTCGTTGTAGTTCATTTCTGTAAGCCTCGGTTCCCGTTTTCACttttggcttcttttttttcgaGTTGTCATCTTGCGTCCCTGCACTCTGTTTGAGTCGCGTGTGCGTGAGTTAACGTCGGTTTCCTGTTTGTACAGTCAGCTCCAGTGCTCGATATTGATGCCTCACAGTGGCCCGTGTTTTTATCTTCTCCATCATGTTTCACAAGCTCCATCAGCATAAAGGAAATGTTGGTATACATAGAGGCTGCTGCTTATCTGGCTCTGGTTTATGTTTCGTTTAGAAGTCTATCACTGGTTGATGAGAAAAAACGGGACTAAgttcttggtgtgtgtgtgttttaagtcaCTGGGCAATCATAAGAATCTATATAATGAGAGTGACAAGCATTTGAGTTGTAGCTACACTTCCTGGGGGGAAGTTGTTTGTATGTTCTGTTGTTTGCAGCCCTGCAACAAGCAAACAAGAAAATAATGGGAAAAAAGTCTCAAGTGTCCCTTTTTATTGTAGGTTatcattattttagtttttagtatgcgtttcatgttttacagtatATCTATAATGGTGAGTGAAAAGGCTCACACATATACCCAGCCTGTTTTCTACTCATAAATGCCACCATACCTTTGacagaagaaggaaaaacaaaacactgaaacccTCAGAATCATATGTATGCTCTCACTGGCTGTTTCATTAGGAACACCTGTTCAACTCCTTGTCAACAGAAATATCTAATCACTCAGATATTTAATCAAAAAAATCTAAGCAGTCAGTCACAGGGTGGTAACTCTGTGCATTTAGTTGTGTAGATATGATcgagacgacctgctgaagttcaaaccatcAGAATGAGGAACAAAGGTGATGATGAAAGTAGCATGGTTGTGCCAGACAGGTTGGTCTGAGCAATGGAGAAACTGCTAAtgtactgggattttccctCATAACCATCTCTAtggtttacagaaaatggtcaGAAGAATAGAAACTTTCTATTGAGTGGCAGTTTTCTTGTGAAAGATGCCAAGAGTGGAGAATGGCcaaactgctttgagctgataggaaggcaacagtaacttaaAACAACAGCTTGCTCCAACCAAgatgtgcagaagagcatctctgaacacctccaaccttgaagcagatgggctatgGTGGCAGAATACCACACTAGGTGCTGCTTCtgtcagctaaaaacaggaaactgatgtGTAATGGTGTGTAGGGTATTTGCTTGTCGTACTTCTGGCCTTTTAGAACCagctgagtattgttgctgaacTTGTGTATGCCTTTATGATCACAGTTTAGCCATCTTCTGATCGCATTGAGTTCACTGTGCACAAATGATCTCCACAGTCTCCAAATCTCAGTCTAGTTGAGCATCTTTGGAACGTAGTAGAAAGGAAGATTTGCATTATGGATGTTCAgcagacaaatctgcagcagctatgtgatgctgtcatgtcagtatggatcaaaatctgaatAAGGTCTCCAGCACCTTGTTCAATCTGTGTTATGTCAGTTGTGAAGGCAAAGGAGTGTCCAACCCAGTGCTagtaaggtgtacctaataaagtgactaGTAATCACGAGATAAAACAGCAGCAAATTCTTAAAAATCTGGAACTGACtacaaattatttaaattattgaGCTGTTAAAAGTGTCTTACATTGAATTCCCCTTTTCTTTTATATAATAATGATTTTATTGCACTTTACTACATATAAATTGCACTGTTGGTTGGTGTGAACGTCTCCATTAAGAATAGGTGAGTCTGAAAAGTATTTGTAACACAGGACACATTTGCACAGATTTTATGCATCCGGTCTGTAAAAACCTGTCATCGTTTCAACTCTAAACTCCCATAGTTTGATATTTTCAGACGTCCGACTGGACTAAATTAACTTTATTCAACGGGCTGCTGTCCAAAAACTTGTACATGTGTCATGTGTCACATATCACTGTCAAGAGTTGCTGTTAGAATCGTTTAGTTCGACCTCCAGCTCAGATAAAGACATAATGTCCAATTAACACAATCAGTGTTAAAACcatgaaataaaatgatcagatttttaaaaattgtctcattgcatcagttttttttttgagcaAGCACAGAAAGGCTAGAATAATTaatttacaatgaaaataaagcacATTTGAAAAATCGAAGTTATTGTGTTTACCTGACCAGTAAGCTCAGCAATacactgatttaaaaacaacaacaacaaaccctCACTTATACTTGTTAATCATCCAGTCACCTAATTGCTAGTTAAACAGAAGAgtattcaaatatttatttaatatttataaaaatgaaCCAGTTACAACTTTTTGTATGTGACCTGTTTTAAATGTGCCATAAACTGAATATCTGTAAGGTTACCACTCTTTGGTTGACATGACTTCAGAGATCTTGGATATTTGTGGAAAACAATCgtgaaattgtttttaaaacacacacacacactcgcgcgCACacgcactttaaaaaaaacaaaacaaaacaaaaaaaccaggcaaacaaaacaaaaagtgactCTTGCGTGCTCCCACTTCAGATTTTAATCCTTTAAATACGGAacagtttaaactttaaacttaaaataagcTGTGTATCTGTGGACTTCTATTTTATAAATGTGTGCTGCAGAGGATCAGCTAGCTGCCCTATTACCACAGCTCATTGGGCACCTTGATAGAAAAAGCTCAGGTGTAATCAGTAACAGTCTGTGAATTAGGCCAGGCATGAGTAAGCATGGGGACATTTGTTTGTGTTCTCTAAAGGAGCAGAGAGCAGGTTTTGTCTGGCAGGTTGTCATTTTCTGTATATATCAGTCTCACTAAACACGTTTGCACACACCCTCAGAGGTGTGTTAGCATTTGAATTCTTTGGCATGAAGACACTTAAAAATCCCTCTGTAAACGCCTCTGGGCATTTGTTTCCCAAAATCAGCGGAAGCATGCCCTACTGCTTGCGTTCAGGTTTTCTTGTCTGTGCAGTCGGAGAGCAATGACGGGTCTTTTTGCCTTGCTTAACAGGGAGTTTGACAGGAGAGTGTAGCCTCTGGAAAGATAAAGGGGATCTCTGTGTCTATTTCTATAGCCGCTTTTACATAGACTGGAGATGAAATGGGCAGCATCTCAAAATTCGAATCGAGAAGTCatctaaagtttttttttttttttttttcccccacatcCTACACAAAGCATGTAAGTAGAACGTGCAGGAGGACACTTGCTGTGGATTCACAGGACTTTTACCTGCTCTGTCCTCACATGGATGATCAGTGGGACCTCACACAGACTTTGCACTAGTTAAACTCCCTTTGAAGGCTTATCCAGCTGAGTAagacatttacattttcactaCTAGGTAGTGCCGACAAGAGTTGCAGACTGCAGAGCATGTGTGCTGTGTGCTGTGCAGATgactctgtatgtgtgtatactAGTATATTAGGCAAACCAAGGTTAAAGCAATTCAGCAGCCCTACTATAAGTCTTAAcctctgttttacttttttttttatcattcaaTAAAGTGCTGAACCATTGTGAGCTCATTTGAGTGGCTGTAGTTTGTGGTGGAACTTTCACTGTGTTATAATCGAAAGTGTGTCAGATAATTTGTCTGTTccatttctgtcatttaaataaGGTTGTGAGTTAAAAGAGCAGCTAGAAACTATCCTGATAACATTCCAAACAAATTCCGCTTATTGTAGATAAGATGGCTCAGAGGACCTATAagtgttttatatgtgaatgAAGACAACCTTGTTTATTATCCCTCTTAGGCTTTAACAGGTTTTTTCAAGTATAGTTCAAATATGATTGACATTACATAGTAATGTGCTAGTTGTATCAAACACAGCAGCTTTGACAAGCTTGTAAACTCTTGTTGAAGTTGCCTTTCATTCTGAAAACAGTTACATACAATTAAAacgatttaacaaaaaaaaatgacaagctCCGTTCTCGCCAAGTAGAGGGCATGGGTTTGTGTCAGTTCAGTTTGAATGGTGTGCTGTGGGTTTTTCATAATCTGTCTTGTCTTATGAAACGTTGTCTTCTCTTTTGGTTTGCTTCACAGTGGCCTGGCAGTACATGGTGGCTCACTGAGGAGGAAGGGGGAAGTCCCAGTGGCTTTTGGTTGGTGGGCTCTGCCCTTAGTTGCCACAGTAATAGGCGACCATGCCAGGAGGTCGCAGGGGTCCCAGCAGACAGCAGCTAAGTCGCTCCGCTCTGCCATCCCTGCAGACTCTGGTCGGAGGAAACGTCGGGAATGGTACAGGCCTCAGGAACAGGTATGCACACAGAGAGCCTCTCAGTGCTGTCAAGATGCAGTAATAAAGAGGTTTTGATTCATTAATGTATTTAAAGCAAGAATGGACTGATTGAGAAATTCTGAGCCAATTCACAATATAGaacttcttttttcttgtaTTATGTCTGAAAGTCAGAAATCTTGATGATACATGAATCATGTATCATATCAAGATTTCTGAATCATTTTCATCTAAATGAGACATTTATTATGAATCGTCACACTGTCTTTTAACCTGTGATGCACATAAACATCGGCCACTGACAGCTTCTTTTCAAGGCCACTGAAGAATAATTTTGAAAGTCAAATTTAGATTCAGAAATTCACTGCAACTGTTATTTTTGTACGTTTGCTATTATTGCGCTTTGAGCAAAGCATTTGTTGTAATGTAGACAAACCAATGATCAACTTAAAGGATCTTGGATTGTTGCCCCCCGACTAGCTGGTGATCACAAGGTGGTTACAAGGAATGAGTTCACCTGGCTGCAGCCAAAAAAAGCAACCACTTGTTGCCAGGGTGTTGTAGACTAGTCTCCACATCCCACTTTGTTTGCATACACACCTTGCAGTAGGTGTCACATTTTTAATCACACACCCAGATGTGTTTGAGTATttatatttctctctctctctctctctctctctctctctctctctctctctctctctctctctctctctctctctctctctctctctccctccctctccctgtGTTGcgtgctttctttttctctttttccctcCAGGAGCAGTAACACGCTGGGTCTATCTGCTCCACCCATCTCAGCCCTCATTACTCCGGAGCCGGTCCGTCACTCGAGGATCCCCGAGCTGCCATTGGACAGCAGCCTGCTGTTTGAGTTCCTGCTTTTTCTCTATTTGCTGGTGGCCTTGTTTGTCCAGTACATAAACATCTACAGGACAGTGTGGTGGTACCCATACAGCCACCCTGCTGCCTCTACCTCGCTCGTAAGAACACTTAACACACTCTTTCCCACCAGTTCCCTCAGTAGTCCTAAAAAATAGGTCATCATTTCAGTTTTCTGTTATTACAGttttaaaactgaaagtaaaaCTGCATCAATATGTTGCTGTCTTTCCCCAACTCATAACATACCACTTTCTTATTAAGAGGTTTAATCTAATAAGCAACAATTTCTctgtggagaaaaaaacccctagCTTTTTATCTTCCCACAACAGAACTTTCATTTAATGGACTACCACCTGGCTATCTTCATCACAGTAATGCTGGCCAGGAGGCTCGTTTGGACAATTGTTTCTGAGGTAAACGCAGATTCTATCTCTGTAAGCAGTCAGCAAGCACACTGTAGGGACCTGATCCCTCATGATGTCAGTGTGGCTGCCATGCTCTCTCTCATAACGGCGTGTTGTTCTGCTTCTGTCTCGCCCAGGTGTCTCAGTGCAGCGGGGGGTCTCTGCTGCGCTACGTGCTTCTAATTGCAGCTCGACTCAGCCTGCTGACCCTGTGCGGCTGGGTGCTGTGCTGGACGCTGGTCAACCTCTACAAGGAAAACTCTGTTCTTAACCTCCTCTTCCTGGGATATCCGTGAGTGTTTGGTCCACTTCACTCTCTAAAGGCCAGTCTACCACTGAATAATTTGTCTCAAAGCAAAGTATTTCTAAGTGTTTTGAATTATCTGGAGTGAAGCAGTCAAAGTCTGCTATCAGAGGCGCAGTGCATGCAAATTGTAAAAAATGGGGATAATTTTTATATTTGGAATAGGGGTCAGTTGCtttaaaagaaataacagaaacTGGGCTGTGCAGCTCCTGAATGAAGTATTGTAAAAAATGTGCACAGGTTGTGTGGTGATCTGATAAGCGCTTTATCTGAAGTGCTTCCCACAAATGGTTTGCCACAACTGTCAAATGAACATCTGTCAGCAGGACttaaattgtctttttttttcctgcttgctGTGGCATTAAATTCTAAAAGACATTTTTCTGATGGGACTGTGTAAAAGTAAAAACCTTGCTCGCATAGATGGTTTATGGCTGCAGCAGtggaaaaaaatcctgaacttAAAAGCATTGGAAAAGGAATAATTTAGCTACTACACATTTTCTAGCCATTAAccagatcttttttttaaaggaaatggTTCAGATAGCTGTAAGTTTATGTAGACATTGTATTTACCATCTCAATTTTCATTCCATCCTCATCTGTAGGTAAAAAATGCTTTTGTGtcgtttatttgtttttcatccCCAGATTCGGTGTTTATGTCCCACTCTGCTGTTTCCATCAAGAGGGAGGGAAAAGCCAGGCGGCACCAGCCGACTGCGATTACACAGCTGACCACCAGCAGACCGACCTAACAGAAACCCCCTTCTTCCGACCACGCGACTTCCTCTTCCTGTTACGAGAGAACCTCAGAGAGCAGTTTTCCAGCCCCCCACACATGCCCACACACACCTGCCCGCCAcccacacactctcacacaccaGAGCTGATTCGAGCAGaggtggaggagctgaagaGCGACTTCAACCGGCGAATCAAGGAAGTGCTTTTCAACTCGCTCTTCAGCGCTTACTACGTAGCCTTTCTGCCCCTCTGCTTTGTTGAGGTGGGTGTTTCACTTGCGTCTCTTTCTCTGTCATAAATTCCCGGCCTTTCGTGTTGCGTAGGGTTGCTTCTGGTTTCTTACTCGTTCTTCTTACTCCTACAGAGCACCCAGTACTATGACATGCGCTGGTCATGTGAGCATCTCATCATGGTGTGGATCAATGCATTCGTGATGCTGATGAGCCAGCTGCTGCCCCCCAGTTACTGCGACCTGCTTCATCGCTCATCGGCTCACCTCGGCCGCTGGCAGAAGCTGGAGCACGGCTCATACAGTAACGCACCTCAACACATGTGAGTGGCCCAGTGTGCGCACACTCTGGTGAACTTAGACAAGTTTAAAAATGTCTATTTAATAGGTTATGTATAACTGTGGTGTTAATGTTTTGCAGGTGGTCAGAAAGCACGATTTGGCCTCAGGGGGTGTTAGTACGACATAGTCGAAGTCTGTATAAGGCGGTCGGTCCCTATAATGTGGCTCTACCCTCTGATGTTTCCCATGCAAGATTTTATGTGAGTACCTGTGAATTTCCCATATTAACTACACTGATGTTCACCATTTTTCAGATTATCTGTAGTTTTGGTCCTTATTCCCTTCTGGTCtctaataaaatgttttttaaatgtgttcagaaatgaggaaaaaacaaacaaaaaacatcagctCTGGTGGAACTGCCTTCCTTATTATGTAGTCACTGCTCTGTGCTGTTCAGCAGTGTCCCTCTTGCAGCAGTATTTGATTACTTGCAAGCATTACAAGAGTGCTAGCTTATCGCCACTGAAGGCAGGTTTAGGTACAGACACACTTCGAAATGCCACCCAAGCCTATTCATGATTCCTGGGAAACCTCCTCCCTCCTACTGAGGCGTGTTTACGTTTGATTATGAAAATTCAGTTGCAGAGTGTCACCAAGAGGTGGCGCTTTCCTCACAAAAACTTTGACCTGTTGTTGATTTCTTGTACAAAACTTCATGTTATAGATCAAAGAGAAGATCTGAAATTGGTTCAACTCTAATTTTTCAGTTATTGTTTGCTTGGTGATTATTTTTTGCAGACTTCTGTTTGATCTGTGACTATGATCAACATTCAGCAGGTTAGTCTAGTATTAACTTAGTCAATGTCTTTTAGGAGAAACATAACTGATATGTATAACGTTTTCAGCTCCAGTGAATTCAAGCACTTTATTTACATGTTGCCAAGGTAAATTACTGTATTGGAgctattttctgtgtatttgtgtgagcATGAACTGACCTTAATTCTGATCAGCTGATTgggctttgtgtttttgtgtgggcAGTGAATGATGTGTTTGGATATAAGAGAAAGGACTGAGCACAGTACTCATAAACTAAGCACAACCTCATGCTGCCTTTATTGAAACGGGACATTAGAGCTTTACCAATTAAAATGAGATTTTCCTACTTGTTTCTGCCAAGTGGATGAAGttagatttgtgtttgtttttgctgttgaaACCAACAATTTCTCCTGAGGAGATGCCGTGTTCTCACAATTGTCCTGAATTTAAGAGCGATATTCTAGAAACTGTTTGTTTAAAACAGTAGACCTGAATAAATTATAATGACTAACTCTTTTAGTCAATCCATCAGGTAGAAATGACTTGTGCCATATTTTAAGttgcacaaaacaaacaaacaatagagACGGTAttacatgtatttttatttttgggggttttaacaGACTTTTGCACttagttggaaaaaaaaaagatcattaaCACAAAATACTGGATTCAAGGACAAAACAGGACGGGAAAACCAGAAAGCAGCaatctctcctctttaaagtcGTCCCACTGTTCCAGAAAATACAAATCACTGCTTTGGAGAAAATTATAAGATAGTATATAAGAGGCCCGTATAACGTGTTGGGATCATGGTATGAATGTTTGGGATGGGTTttgaaaatgaagctgtttgAATGGTTCGGACAGAAGGGTCCACAGTAACACTAATGATGGTTTGGGCTCTTACCTGCCAGCAAAAACAAGATTTGACATCACTGCTGC contains:
- the tmem39a gene encoding transmembrane protein 39A; this encodes MPGGRRGPSRQQLSRSALPSLQTLVGGNVGNGTGLRNRSSNTLGLSAPPISALITPEPVRHSRIPELPLDSSLLFEFLLFLYLLVALFVQYINIYRTVWWYPYSHPAASTSLNFHLMDYHLAIFITVMLARRLVWTIVSEVSQCSGGSLLRYVLLIAARLSLLTLCGWVLCWTLVNLYKENSVLNLLFLGYPFGVYVPLCCFHQEGGKSQAAPADCDYTADHQQTDLTETPFFRPRDFLFLLRENLREQFSSPPHMPTHTCPPPTHSHTPELIRAEVEELKSDFNRRIKEVLFNSLFSAYYVAFLPLCFVESTQYYDMRWSCEHLIMVWINAFVMLMSQLLPPSYCDLLHRSSAHLGRWQKLEHGSYSNAPQHMWSESTIWPQGVLVRHSRSLYKAVGPYNVALPSDVSHARFYFLFHKPLRILNLLIWIESSVVLYQLYSLLRSERWNHTLSLGLILFCNYYVLFKLLRDRIVLGKAYSYPLSSNSLGLKSQ